Within Porites lutea chromosome 2, jaPorLute2.1, whole genome shotgun sequence, the genomic segment tAGAGACTAGTGATAAACTTCTTCAGATCATTCAGTTGTCTCTTTAAATAACCGTTTTCTCTTCTTAACGCTTTCACTCTGTCTCCCATTAGTCAacgatgaaaaaagaaacaatcttAACTAGCCTAACAGCAAATACACATATGCGAGAAAGCGCAGCGCCAGCTGAAGCGTCCGGTCAGTCTCGCGGTACCATGTTTTTCTCTCATGTTTTTCTATACTTTgtttacccacgacatttacccacacccacgacccacgacttCCACCCACTTCCCaaaacatttagctacactTTTACAATATGGCGGAAAAATAGGACTGAAGCGAGTTTGAGAGTGTTTTTTTCTCTGATTATAAGTTACTCGTAACCAATTCTCAATGGGTACCGCCAAATTAAACTCTCaagaaacatcaaattcaagatcttACCTTCGATTAATGCTACGCTCAtcggatttcactgtttttgtttttttttttcctcttaaagCCAACCAAAAATTCGCCATTTGTGTATGGATTATCACGTGCGTAGACTTTCatggaaaaattaaaaccaaaggTTTCAGAAATTGCGAACGGTACTACCTGAAATCGTAACATCTCTCGTCTGCCTTTATTGTGTTTCGGCTTTTAAAATGTAATTTGAAATTCTTAACGAAAAGTAGTTTCTAGGCTATGGTAGCGTGTGGGTGAACATGTTACATGCGAACGAATTAGGAAAAGGGGAAGAAGGCGAGTGGAAAAGGAAAGTGCCTTTTTGTCTCGTTTCTCGCCAATTTTCTTCCATGGTCTTCCGCTCTCTTCAGTCCCGCTAAGTAGCTCCAAGTCATCGGCCGATTCTTTCTTGCAGACCTATTACCACAGGGATGAACTTGTTTTTCTCTGTCCAATAATTCATTtgttccaaccttttttttttgaccaTATCGTTTTACTAAATTTTTCGAACATTCATAAGTACACTACAAGACACAGTATTAAGGCTGGTTCTCAGAAGCAGAAGACCTAAACCActcacaaaacgtgaaaaagTGTTTGAGATTACTTTAtccttctgcttctgcttccgactccgacaatctggtatTCACTAAATAAACGACGGGATCGTAAGCGGAGTTGGAAGGAAATGGAAACTTTCCGATTCTTCCggctccgattccgtcgcgcttataACCGCGCTTAATGACTCCGATTTTCTATTTTCACAAGACCATAGGggctcttacgactccgcttacAATTCTGACTCCGACTCCGGCGCAGGGCACCCATGGAGACCGTCGCTTTGAGGTGATTGGGCCAGCCTGttgaaataaagttttactttactttacttttgaCCGACTAAAAGGGGTTGTCTGCAGTTTAGCTTAGGGGTCACTCGCTATCACGCCGCTTATATACAAACTGCAAGCTAGTTAAGTAATAATATCAAGATGAaaatatcagatgaaacaccgagaagagagttgaaaatacgacgcgcagcggagtatttaaGACGAACTTCGAAGTGGTTCATCAGGTGATGAAACACtctgtcgaatgcttgatattacttctcaaacaaactgattttagaaggagaaattgaggatgcaaaaatgaccaGTTTTTCTTCTGATTTCCAAACGctcattaaacatttatttcttttgtattttctttataaattattaatgagtttgagaatgtaGTTTTGAAACAAGATTAACGTGAATAAGAACCTACCTGCACGAGAAGGGACGGATGATTAGAGCTATAATCACCAGGAAACATATAAAAAGCAAAACCAGGGCGACAATTCCGCAAGTCCTCCAATATTTTAACTCTGTTGgtggaaaataattttgaatagTTATTAAGAACTGTAAAACCTGTGGGTGTCATCATCCCTGATATTACTCATTCAACATAATGGCTGTTTGtgaaaccagttggctatttacaaatTACGCGTGGCCGAAGATCTGCCGAAAAATTGATCTCGGAAaaaccgagaacaaatccagctggtGGCCGGAGCGGACCGTCGGAATACGAGTCCAACGCCTTGATCGTCCgttaagtaaaaaaattattggaggAAGGACGGCAAACAAAGCCGCCAGCACAGCTGTTTTTGTTGTGCAAAGCTTGAGAAAATAGTTGGACATTTTTAGAAGGCTGGCGACGATGAAAAATAAAGTAGGTAAACTACTACGTTAAGATAAAAAGAAGCCATCTGAGGCATGTTGACTGCCTTTTGGAAAATATAACATACTGTGAaaagtttgaacccaggagtcatttcataagtaggttgagtatgatcgtccgggtggaCGTACAGTAGTGCTGAGTAGGACTGTTGATTTTGGCAGGGACTTACGTTTCGACAACCCGTGCAGTAGTTGTGATAATTATGAAGACTTATGCAGTTCACATGGAAgtgttacatgtatgtacaaaGAAAAGTTTGGTTGTTGATGCACGAGGCttttaaacattgaaaaaaacaacTTGTACGAGGGCTTCAAAAGGAAAACGTTCTTTTAAACAACCAAGAAACTGTTAGACACCAATTTATAGAACTGTACAGAAATAATGCTAAAAAACACACACGGCGACTGGGATCGTTATTTatacaaaagtaaaaaagtCTGTGAAAATAAGAATCAACAAACTACTATAACAACACTTGTTGATTTTCATACCTGTCTCCATGCGGTCATCACCCCTTTGCAGAGCAGACTGTGGCTGACAATTGCTGGCTAGCTCTGTGGATGTTGTGTTTGTCGATTCTGTGACTGAGTTTTGTTCACTTACGCTGCTAACTTCCACTGTACTGGCTGTAGATGTGTGTGCAGCTTGTGTAAAAGGTGCCTGAGTAGTGATTCTGGTTGGTGGTATTGTTGATGAcatgaatgatgatgatgatgaagttgttgttgttggcagaACTGTTGTAGGAAGGGCTGCTGTTGGAGTTGGATTATCACGACATTTCAGGACACCCACATCTTCTTCTGGACAGTCTTCATctggaaaaattgttttaaagagtttatttacagtcgactctctcttaacggacacttCTTAAGATGGACACCTCAATAAAACAGACACCTATAGATGGTCCCTGCCTTTTTTCGTCCCTTTACTTGACTCTCAGTAAGATAGATTACTAACATCGGAAAAAAACCCATGACCCTCCGGACAACcttcttaacccattcgcccctcaAACGCATGTCTAACCGTCCGTGCAGACCAACGAGGGTTACACCACTTGTTACACCATCAGTCTTAACGGTCGAGGAAAACTTTGTCTTCTTATTTGTGCAGGAGGAAAAGATCCTTCAGACCATGCcggaatgagcacaattcaatCAAGTAGACAGCAGAAAAGTTCAAACACCATGAAAAGTTGACCCAAAAATTCTAacaaaaatcttgttccattacccacccgCACTTCCTTCCGCCAAATCCTATAATCCTAAACGCTTTTCATTGAAGTGTTCCATCAGAATGAGAAAGCCTAGTAAATGCCCAGCAAATAACAAGAAAATGGGCAAAGAAGCGGAAAGAAGAGGGAAGGAGAGAAAGCAAAAGGTAAAAGTcgagactgctgtgtcacttttcaACACAAAAACTCTCCCAGAATTTTGCTTTCTACACATGCCCAAACTTCAGAGGCTGATATTTTAAATCTGTAACAAAAGGCTGCAAAGTGCACAAACATTAAATGGCATTATGGGACGTTTTGGCAGTCTAAAGCCAGACTGTGACCACAAAACAGTTAAACTAGCTTCAAAAGCAGTTACTGGGGCATGAACTTCACCTTgaagttttttcttcaaagcttTTTACATGTAGTTAACATGGCATGTACGTGCACAGTATGTGTGCACTGTACTTCAACACTTCTTTTAATTACACTGTAGTAATTGAACATTACCTGTATAAGTTAGATTACTTTTTTTGCAGACATAGACTTCAATTTTCATGAATACTCCGTTTTTTGTGTCATTGCAGTGACCTTCACTAGGGTCATTGAGGTGTGTCTGTGTGCCATCCGATGTCCCTACAATAGATAAACAATaaggaaacagaaaacaattgTTGACTTGACATGGAGATGATTTTGAAGAATATCCTTTTATGTAATAGACTTGTAGCGTAATAAAACCTAGTTAGTAAGTTACTCAAGAGAGCAATCTTATAGAAAAAGAGGCCCAGAAGTAACTAATAATAAGAAGTATTTCCACACAAATACTACAGTAAAATCATTGGTGTTTGGACTGGGGCTCAAATGGTGTTGGACTGGGCATCAAAATTTTACATGATGAGTACATAAAACTCAACATCACTGAtcatgcattatttttttatgtgatACAGAGAAACAGAACTTGGTTCGTTTAACTCTCAGGGAGTCACCACTTTGGAAACTTTAAGGTAAATGCGACGCTTCATCACTTACCACTAAAATAACACTTCTTCCTCCCCTCCAAACTTCAGCCCATAATTTGGGTCCCTCAGTCCTGTAAAATTGACCTTGGGTCGGCTGTAAATTCGGCAAATACcacaggaaaatatttcaatgctGTTGGATCATCGCatctgaataaaagtttgctaGTATTGCTTAATGATGTATTACATTGGTCAAACACACTTTTGTCATAAGCAATCCAAAGGTTTTCATACATGGTTGCAGATTGACGTGCTGTTAAAGATTTTTGTAATACAGTGGCTGTGTTTGGACATATGAAGAAGACTTTAGATTGCAGTCGGACTTTAAGAGTCATGTATCCTGTGCTACAACTTTGGCTCTTGTCTCTGAATCTATGGAAAGATTGAAGTGAAAAATCAGTTTTGTGTTAACATGTAGATGTATTACTAATAATCTGCAATACGGTGCGGTATCGCAGTATCGCTGCAGTATGTGgcggtagtggtggtggtggagggaaactcggaaaacaatagaaatgtggcggtggtggtggtggagggaaaacaagattgaggagggaaaataataaaattgtggaggaggaggtgggaaataaaaacgaaaagggagaggggtaagtaaaacattgagCGCAGTGTAAAAAAAGGATGGCTAGccttctttgactattttaatagaatctttaatatatgaattaaattgaaattattttaattaagggtcataaagttgatttcttgtCTTAAGAAACGTGTCttgttttattgctagcaattattagtcgcgtgtttcaattgatccttgttaacttattaattgttttttgggggtgtgtttttataatacaccttttgctgttcattacgagaaaatacacaatcatttgcgtgaaacggcgaccaatagtgcgaagatacattcattagcgcgaaaatacgaacatttgcgcataaatcagattcaattacgatttttccattttaatcaacattcaataacacttttgggcattcatatgCGTCATTGGGCATACAAAAGAGAGAAATGTACTTCCATTAACGCCAGCATCAAAGTCATTAACACCATCCTGAAAGTCAATAGGGACAACTGACACACATTAAATTGCAAACActgttcattaacatttttatgacactgtttgcaattcaatagcattcctggaCAACCTTAGGGtggataagacaaacattaatgtgcttgtacaatcaattgagtgttctttacatttaatatacaaaaatcgattttcaattaaacaatagaaattcaaacaaatttggcCTGAATTTCAGTCCGTTAAATGTATATCCCtcaaaaacctcgctatttaaacattttgggaGGTAGGTTTGCATGAAATGGTACCCCTTAGCACATTTAGCTGCGGTCACAACGTCATGTTTCTTTGCAGAGCTTCAAGCACTGCAGTTGTTGTTTCCGAACTCCGCTTGTGGGATTGCTAGGGCTTTGCCCTCATTCCTGTTATACGTCTTTAAATTTTCCGGACTCGAGATGTCGGCCTCTGGTGTCGCTTTCAGACAACTTAAATCCTTTCAACGATGTCGAGGGGGAAAGCATAAGCTGTGTACGTATGGAGCGGGAATGGCCAAATCTAGGTGGCTGGCACCCCGTCATACGCAAAGACCACCGACTTATCGAAATCCCTATTTTCCTCGCCCGTGCCAGGAAGTCACCGAAAAACCGACACGGTATTCATTTTATGTACTCCAGCAGCTCCCGAGAAAAACATTTGATAGGTAATATTGCCATGGTCAAAGTCAAGTTTCGTCCTCGTTGGCCGCACACTTGGCGGTACGCCCTCCACTCCCTGTCGCGCCCCACCATGACTTCTGGCCGTCTAGGGTAAATGTATAGCCGCAGCCGTCGACGAACACACAGTGGTAAAGTACGGCGTGATTCTTCAAACAAATCCAGGCCACCTTTTTGGGGGAATTggtattgtttaattgaaaacatatttttttatattaaatgtaaagaacgcTCAATTGATTGCACAAGCacattaatgtttgtcttagCCATTCTAAAGCTGtccaggaatgctattgaattgcaaacggtgtcataaaaatgttaatgaatagcGTTTGCACTGAAATGTTTGTCTATTGTCCCTAACGGTTTTCAAAATAATGTTGATGACTTGAatgttggcgttaatgaaagtacacttttctcttttgtatgtcGAGTGACGCAaatgaatgcccaaaaatgttattgaatgttgattaaaaagcaaaaatcgtTATTGAATCTGATGTACGCGCAAATGTTCGCCTTTTCACGCAAATGAatgcgtattttctcgtaatgaacagcaaaaggtgtaataCGTCAAGATGCTCCCTTGGGTTTTTTACTGCagagctaatttgtatgcaACGTTGGGCTTGTGGACTCGCATAATTACCTGACTAACGGCCCGTGAAACGCTGAgacttaaatagtttttcatttcctcgcgATAGATAGGAGATAacggttctgtaatagtcagacaaaattgaaatagagagttttcagctccactttgtgtatatgtacgtgtgttttatttatatatccgagttttagcgctaaataagacgacgtaaactaaattgaaataaagacttttcaacttcACTTTCTgcatgtgttttgtttatatatcttaGTTTTAGCGCTAACTAAGGTATAgaaagccgtttctcgcgttgctaggagatcgcttctcttattcctattttccttttatagaGGGTCTGAAATCTGGGCCCAAGTTACTTAACACGCTTGGAAATTTTTACTTCAATTCGGGCCAACTTTGTTCGGGACCGTGCGAAGCCTGGTTCCTAACAAAGacaaattcaagatggcgacgtGAAGCCAGACGAACTACGGCTGATTATAACGGCATTGAAGAGGCGTGAAAACATTAGGAATTGCAATTTCAAACCAATAAATAAAATGGACACAAGTTAAATTATTCATACAGTAATATTTCAGCTCAGTAGACATTATGTCATTTAGAGCAGGAGCTCTGTTCTGTATATCGATTGTCGTCCTAATTATCGATCTCTTTAGTAACAACTACGTTTCAAAATGCCTTCTTTAAGAACCTCGCTTCGATAACTTTAACTTACCTTCATTAAGAAGTTTGAAGCGACACGTTTCTTGTTTGGTGGGGGTGTTTTAATGTCAAAGAAAAGACCTCAAATACACTTGAACGTGGCTGAACTGGTGTTGTTTGACGATGACATGATGTATTATTGTAACTTCCCACTTTTCAACGAACAGAAGTCCTCGCTGTTTATTATTATCTGCCACGAAGGTCAGCATTTTGTCTTGACAATTCACGAAGTAGAAATCGCTTTACTGGGAATAGGATAACATCGGAGCGGAggagtgattttcttgcttctcGCAAGTCATCCAAAACCTGTTTGTTCATCCATTAACAAGCGTGATGTGAACCTAATTGAcctaaaaatggtattttttgtaaaaaaaattcatgtgtGTAAGCTCCAAACTTAAGCAACTAAAGcatcaaaacaaaagataaatacCCTCTTCATGTTTTCCTCGTTTCCGTTTTTGAGATATGGGCACCAAACAGCAGATATAAAACCTTTTCCAAAGCTTACTTCAGCCAGACTTTTCTCTCAAGAACCTCGCAAGAAACTCTTTCTTCGCCGTCATAAAGCTAGTCTCAAAATATTAGAAGACAAGGCATGCAAGGTACCGATAAAAAGCTCCTTCTTCGCAGCTTTTATCTCGCTCGTCAAAACATTGTTTATTAGTACCAGTTCTCTCTCACATGGCGATGAAGCCTGACCGATTTTCGCTCTTGGCGGGCTGGCGATATGGCCGCGCAGAATTTCAAAGAAGAGGACTGGGGAGACGGGGACACTTTTCGTGGCCGAAATTGAGCTAAAAATTTCCAAGCGTGTAACGGACAAGCCAGAACAAGCCTATTgtgcctattgtagtagagggacgctcattagtaaacctatccacttcattctACAgtatatggaggaaggcacttaattagtgTGGAGGAACGCACTTTTTctctaggttataacaatgggtgacgtcatagactatcCCTAAACCATCCTCACCTATCCACCAAAACGGTTAGGTTTCAACATAGCAGACTACTCAGGACAAGCTCTAGCTCTGTTTCAGCTCCTGTTAAATAATGTAATAATGCTTTTTTGCTCCTGTAGGCTTTTAAGGCAAAACCTGTTTACAGCTGTATTATTTTACAGGAGCTCTTTTTTTTGCCTTCAGACTGGATTCTTTACAGGATTACAAACGCACATCTCAATATATCTGCACATAAGTCGCACCAGCTTCcataaaaatttgttatatatgttaaaggtcagatttgatttcagattaAATTTGATTTAACCTTGGTTGATTGGAAAAATCTATTGAAGATTGAGGTTAATAAAACATCGCAGGATCTCTATTAATTTTGGGTGCACAACCTTCGCTGTTAAAGTTCGAGACTTCACTTCGCTCTTCATGATagattttgaaagaattttgtATGCTTTAGCTTGCCCCAAAGTGAACGGGTTTAGACATGGATTATTCTTGtcagttacttctatttttgtAAATATCGAATATCTAAAATCCTTTTATTTAGCTTGACAAAAGCCACTTTTGTAGGAACTTATGGAATCAATAAACTTGAAACCTTTAAGTGAAGAGCACGGAATGAACTTTCCGTtcgagaaaaattaaaatggttGAAGATCAAAGCAAACATGCTTTAATACAGAGTTGAGAATTAGTTCTGTTCGGGAGGAAACCTATGAATTAGAGCTTGGGCAATACTCACGTCGGGTTTATAATAAATGAGACAGACAGTATAAACCGTCGCAGCATATTTACTTGAATACACACTACAAATCTCTACTTACAAATGATTCTGAGGATCCCAGAAAATGGAGTCGTAAATAATGTTGCTAGAAACGCAGACCATGTTGATGAGGAGGCCAAAAACAGATAGTAAGACTTTCCGCATGGTAGATCGATAGACGTTTCCACGTAAACCTTGAAGTTCTATGACAGCATCAGTTGAGCTCATTCATATGTTGCTATCGAGCTTATCgttcttgtttttactttaactCCACAGGAAAAAGGGTTGAATAAAGTGCAAAACCACAACCTGTAATTGGAAACGAAATATTTATGTCCTCTCTCATTGAATGTTTACCTACTAATATAAAAAATCATTTCTCATGTAtcaccaggcttaaaattcaccagCAGCTTGAAAATCATCGCAAAGAATTATTTTCACCTGAACTGCACTGGGAAATTTTCTGTTGCATAACTTCCTACGATTACAATTTCCAAAAAGAgacttggtcacgtgacatcgCCCAAATCGAAGATGGCGGGGAGAGATTTAAGTATCTCTCATTGCGCTGATTTTGTGTTTCTTTCCATCTCTACTCTCTTCGGAATTGGTCTTGTTTTTCACTGAGCCTGAATTGAATGCTTCTTTTCAGAGGAGACGTTTAAGAAAATCGCGGGAATGAGCAAGGTACGATAGCTATAGCGACCACTTGTTTTCAATAGGCGAATGACCTCTCCAAATGCCACAACAAGAAGTCTTTTTACTCCTTTCTACTTTAGCCGAGTCCTTCGCAGTCGTACAACAACCAACAAGCAATCACTTTCAGTGTAACTTTGAATTTAAGGCGAATTGCcagtccgatccgatccgagCAATCCTATCCGGGTTTTGTTAACGGCCCAGAAATTGGCGTCATTCATATCTAAAAAAAACACGACTCCTACTATCCAGATTCTTTTTCCCCTTAAAATATATCTTTTGTGTAGCCATAGTGAGTACAAAGTACAAATAAAAAAGGGGGGTCATCGTTTCGTTTCAGCGCAAAATGACAACAGAGGGACAATTTCGGCTTCAAATAATCATTTTGCGTCACTGTGGCGAGTTTTAAGACAAACACCTTTGGGCAGGGTAGAGTTATCAAAACCGCCATTAAAAGCATTTGGACTTCAAAAGGGgcttttttacctcttttaaGGCGACAGGTGAAAACCACCGTCGACCTTTTAAGTCGCATTGTTATGCGCACTAGGTGATGCGAAATGTAAAACCAGGGAATTACTTGGGAACACAAATACCATAACACTTTGCTCCATGGATACATAGAGCCATTACCATAGATCACTGATTCTGTGAGCTAGAATAATTCGGTAAACTGATATAACTTTTCGCCCGAAATTACAAGAAGCGAATCAGCACGTGACGAAGCTAATTTCCCTGCGTTGTTCGGCACttttgaaacgaaaacaaaaacgtttGGTCGCTGGTAAAAGGTTAACAAACAAGCCCTTGTCTTATACTGACTTGATGCGAAAGCATTGTCAATTAATAAATGTAGATGTACATGTCTGTTCAGTCTGTTCTGTTTGACTTCCGCTACAGTCAagttaaataccgtaaaattctgaaaataagccccgggacttatatttttcaaagacctttttgaggggcttatttttggaggggcttattttcggagggGCTTACCTACGGAGAGaattttgtgtttcaaaatcagtcgggctagccttatagttggaagtaaatttactgtttttgctttgttttactttgtatttgaggacaattatccaagtacaagcccccgggggacttatatttggaggggcgatttaacggcgcgttttttgcgttaccggtttggggggcttatacatggaggggcttactttcggaattttacggtatctcgTCGGAAAATGACCTGCGATGAAATAGTCTTGGAGAAACCTATGGTTatcatgcttttttttctgcgtGTTTTGGTTTATAGAAAGTCCCTGTTTATAATTAGTAAAATGTTGCAATGCGTGTAGAAGAGTCAATAGGTttcaaattgtaaatagtgcaagTTATGcaccaaaaacaaacatattttaTAATTGACAAGATGTCATTCATACAAAACTACACAGACACAATTGGGCAAAATTCAGATAAGCAACCTGTCGTTAGTCATTTCCCTTTTTTAGTTCGGCTAAAAGTGAAACTTTTACTCGTCAAAGTGTAAGATGAGAGGTGCACGAACATGAAAGCAATGACGAGCGGTGTGAATTTCTGTACATGCGAAGAAATAAATTGTTCTCTCGAAATCCTTTCGACTGAtgaattttcaaaaatcttAACTCAAATCGTAATTCAAGAGTTGAGACTCTGAGCAGCACTGTATAGCTTTAGACAAATGACATGGCGTGCTTTTGCGCATGCTGAAAGCGCAATTGTGCTACTTCACTACTTCGAACGCAGCTGttgtttaaaaactttaataGGCTCTTTTGTTCTACTTCACGGCTCACGCTTAATTGCctcaagcgtgtcctctgaaacaaaagaaactgatAATGAGGCAAGTTGGCTGGCCTGCTAAGGCGAcgtgtttcttttgtttttaaaggggAAGCGTGTCGTGAACGAGCTTTCACCTTCAGCATCAAAAAACTCTGGAGGGTCACATTTTTTTCGACAGGGGGGATGTTAACTCATACAAAGTTTATGTTCATGTGTGTATGCTCTTTATTACTTCCTATAGGATAATGTGCTACTtacaacgcaaggaaatacTTCTAGAAGAATACCTTTAAAAAGAAGATGGAGGCTCTTCCCAGAAAAAGATGACGTCAATCAAAGAGGACTTGTTTGCAGCTTACCGTTGCACTGGGCTTTAGATGGGGACATTGTATAATATTCCGCTTCTTTCAAAAGAAGGTGCTAGTGAAGGCCGCTCTGAAAGACTTAGGTTGATCAGTCGATATTCGATCAATCACCCTCTAAAGAATCCTTCCCTCTACGTGAAATTGTTTGAATATTTGGTTGAGAATTGTTGAATTGGACCAATCACACGGCAGGGT encodes:
- the LOC140929030 gene encoding uncharacterized protein; this encodes MKIEVYVCKKSNLTYTDEDCPEEDVGVLKCRDNPTPTAALPTTVLPTTTTSSSSSFMSSTIPPTRITTQAPFTQAAHTSTASTVEVSSVSEQNSVTESTNTTSTELASNCQPQSALQRGDDRMETELKYWRTCGIVALVLLFICFLVIIALIIRPFSCRLAQSPQSDGLHGCPAPESESEL